Proteins encoded in a region of the Euleptes europaea isolate rEulEur1 chromosome 3, rEulEur1.hap1, whole genome shotgun sequence genome:
- the NOPCHAP1 gene encoding NOP protein chaperone 1 has translation MALNAGGACRAVSRELLSVEGGGGIHETLLLDSKQKNKKAMKSHTVWVPRSSILDRVQSFLPHMANANDDLRREMENVPVEDFNIEHVDASTENVIEMNVALVELSGSSSEEEDSASEDDSDDSSVCEEVTVDNLKLPKPKGEGKIEVLDSKSNE, from the exons ATGGCGCTGAACGCAGGCGGCGCGTGCCGGGCTGTGTCCCGGGAGCTGCTCTCCGTGGAAGGCGGCGGAG GTATTCATGAGACGCTACTACTGGATTCAAAGCAAAAGAATAAGAAGGCCATGAAGTCACACACAGTCTGGGTACCAAGGAGCAGCA TATTGGATAGGGTACAGAGCTTTCTACCACATATGGCCAACGCAAATGATGACCTAAGAAGAGAAATGGAAAATGTTCCTGTTGAAGACTTCAATATTGAACATGTAGATGCTTCGACTGAAAACGTTATTGAAATG AATGTGGCTTTGGTGGAACTGAGTGGTTCTAGTTCAGAGGAAGAGGATTCAGCCTCAGAAGATGACTCTGATGATAGCTCTGTCTGTGAAGAGGTCACTGTAGACAACCTTAAGCTTCCTAAACCCAAGGGAGAAGGCAAAATAGAAGTTTTGGACAGTAAATCTAATGAGTAG